In Harpia harpyja isolate bHarHar1 chromosome 12, bHarHar1 primary haplotype, whole genome shotgun sequence, a single window of DNA contains:
- the GDPD1 gene encoding lysophospholipase D GDPD1 encodes MSATLYLLSTLGGYVLTSALLLKCPGLLHRPKRQRFRCRHISHRGGAGENLENTMAAFHHAVNIGTDMLELDCHLTKDEQVVVSHDENLKRSTGVDVNISDLKYSELPPYLCKLDVTFQKECHCEGKDNRIPLLKEVFEAFPQTPVNIDIKVNNNVLIKKVSELVSQYKREHLTVWGNVNYEVVSKCLKENADIPIIFCLQRVLLLLGLFYTGLLPFIPFKEEFLEIPMPSIILKLKEPHKMSRSQKFIIWLADTLLMRKALFDHLTARGIQVYIWVLNEEQEYKRAFDLGATGVMTDYPTKLKEFLHNYPA; translated from the exons ATGTCGGCGACGCTGTACCTGCTCTCCACGCTGGGCGGATACGTCCTCACCTCGGCGCTTCTCCTCAAGTGTCCGGGGCTTCTCCACCGGCCCAAGCGGCAGCGCTTCCGCTGCCGGCACATCTCCCACCGCGGCG gTGCTGGAGAGAACCTGGAAAACACGATGGCAGCCTTTCACCA TGCTGTTAATATAGGAACAGACATGTTGGAGCTAGATTGTCACCTGACGAAAGATGAGCAAGTGGTTGTGTCCCATGACGAGAACCTGAAGAGATCAACAGGAGTTGATGTCAACATATCTGACCTCAAATACTCT GAACTTCCACCATATCTCTGCAAGTTGGATGTCACATTTCAGAAAG AATGTCACTGTGAGGGAAAAGATAACCGTATTCCGCTCCTGAAAGAGGTGTTTGAGGCATTTCCACAAACTCCTGTCAACATTGACATCAAAGTGAACAACAATGTGTTGATCAAAAAG GTTTCAGAGCTGGTGAGTCAGTATAAGCGAGAGCATTTGACGGTATGGGGGAATGTCAATTACGAGGTTGTATCAAAGTGTCTTAAGGAG AATGCTGACATTCCCATCATCTTCTGTTTGCAACGTGTCCTCCTGCTTCTTGGCCTCTTCTACACTGGTCTGCTGCCATTCATTCCCTTCAAGGAAGAATTCTTGGAAATTCCCATGCCTTCAATCATTCTCAA GCTGAAAGAACCACACAAGATGTCAAGAAGCCAGAAATTTATTATCTGGCTAGCTGACAC ATTGCTAATGCGGAAAGCACTTTTTGACCACCTCACTGCTCGGGGCATTCAG GTGTATATTTGGGTACTGAATGAAGAACAAGAATACAAGAGGGCATTTGATCTGGGAGCAACTGGAGTGATGACAGACTATCCAACAAAACTTAAGGAGTTTTTACACAATTATCCAgcataa
- the SMG8 gene encoding nonsense-mediated mRNA decay factor SMG8 — protein MTSASLTSTSLPPRAGAAHAQGAAWGRGTAPSGRARWWRSGAMPLPAGLTGAAAGAMAAAAAVGPVSLRELLLSATAAAEGSGAATGPGAGDEEVCVVGIFGKTALQLCSEKAALVSTVCDRQVFPLFEEEDPELTDGAPGQEGEPAAKDYNQLQAYYSQESRVLYLVLTSICDTPQLLRACGDLAAAESREIGPGHPSGGPAPLPHAEAHEFWKHQEKLHCLSLLYLFSVCHILLLVHPTCSFDITYDRVFRALDGLRQKVLPSLKAAIKDCPVGKEWKLNCRPCPPRLLFLFQLNGALKVDPLPGRGQDPCGHLEKPPPKKHSPKRRLQHALEDQIYRIFRKSRVLTNQSINCLFTVPANQAFVYIVAGGAQDGDDPVAMLLDQLRNNCTMRETDSLLAPTLSGPRRYQMMRHGRQQLSFHAESSSSSSSSSGQLVDCTLKEFLWQHVELVLSKKGFDDSVGRNPQPSHFELPTYQKWVAAALKLYEVTIEGKDDDPTSLTGELSSKIMGSIKVLEGYLDIDTKFSENRCQKALPMAHSAYQSNLPHNYTMTVHKNQLAQALRVYSQHARGPAFHKYAMQLNEDCYKFWSNGHQLCEERSLTDQHCVHKFHLLPKAGEKPEADRNPPVLYHNSRARSTGACNCGRKQAPRDDPFDIKAANYDFYQLLEEKCCGKLEHINFPVFQPSTPDPAPARDESSPAPPEGEIEKLKEKEPQTQGESTGLSLALSLGQSTGSLGTYPPDAQGGGDNAESHGQSGDSKSEKRPSLVDRQASTVEYLPGMLHSNCPKGLLPKFSSWSLVKLGPAKAYNFHTGLDQQGFIPGTNYLMPWDIVIRTRTEDEGDLDTNSWPAPNKAVPGKRSAVVMGRGRRRDDIARAFVGFEYEDARGRRFMCSGPDKVMKVMGGGPKESAIKALNSDMPLYILSSTQGRGLKPHYAQFMRLFVVVPDAPLQITLTPQVQPGPPPCPVFYPEKQEITLPSDGLWVLRFPYAYVTERGPCFPPKESQQLMSYKVLRGILKAITQ, from the exons ATGACGTCCGCTTCGCTCACGTCAACCTCCCTCCCACCAAGGGCGGGGGCCGCGCATGCGCAGGGGGCAGCCTGGGGCCGAGGCACCGCCCCTTCCGGGCGGGCGAGGTGGTGGCGGAGCGGGGCCATGCCGCTGCCGGCCGGCCTgaccggggcggcggcgggagccatggcggcggcggcggcggtgggacCCGTGAGCctgcgggagctgctgctgtccgCCACGGCCGCCGCCGAGGGAAGCGGCGCGGCAACGGGTCCGGGAGCCGGCGATGAGGAGGTGTGCGTGGTGGGCATCTTCGGGAAGACGGCGTTGCAGCTGTGCTCGGAGAAGGCGGCCCTGGTGAGCACCGTCTGCGACCGGCAGGTCTTCCCCCTCTTCGAGGAGGAGGACCCCGAGCTGACGGACGGAGCTCCCGGGCAGGAGGGCGAGCCGGCGGCCAAGGACTACAACCAGCTGCAGGCCTACTACAGCCAGGAGAGCCGGGTGCTGTACCTGGTGCTCACCTCCATCTGCGACACGCCGCAGCTGCTGCGGGCCTGCGGGGATCTGGCGGCGGCCGAGAGCAGGGAAATCGGGCCCGGGCATCCCtccggcggcccggccccgctgcctcacGCCGAGGCCCACGAGTTCTGGAAGCACCAGGAGAAGCTGCACTGCCTGAGCCTCCTCTACCTCTTCTCTGTCTGCCACATCCTGCTGCTGGTGCACCCCACCTGCTCCTTCGACATCACCTACGACCGCGTCTTCAGGGCGCTGGACGGGCTGCGGCAGAAGGTCCTGCCCTCCCTAAAGGCTGCCATCAAAGACTGCCCGGTCGGCAAGGAGTGGAAGCTCAACTGCAGGCCGTGCCCTCCgcgcctcctcttcctcttccagctCAACGGGGCCCTGAAGGTGGATCCCCTCCCAGGCAGGGGCCAAGACCCCTGCGGTCACCTGGAGAAGCCACCCCCCAAGAAGCACTCCCCCAAGAGGAGGTTGCAACATGCTCTGGAGGATCAGATCTACCGCATCTTCCGCAAGAGCAGGGTGTTAACCAACCAGAGCATCAACTGCCTGTTCACTGTGCCTGCCAACCAGGCTTTCGTGTACATTGTGGCTGGTGGGGCCCAGGACGGAGATGATCCCGTGGCCATGCTTCTTGACCAACTCAGGAACAACTGCACCATGAGAGAGACCGACTCGCTGCTGGCTCCCACCCTCTCGGGACCCAGGAGGTATCAGATGATGCGccatggcaggcagcagctgtCCTTCCACgcggagagcagcagcagcagctccagctcctctggaCAGCTTGTGGACTGTACCCTCAAGGAGTTCTTGTGGCAGCACGTGGAGCTGGTGCTCAGCAAGAAGGGCTTCGATGACAGCGTGGGGAGGAACCCACAGCCCTCTCACTTCGAGCTCCCGACCTACCAGAAGTGGGTTGCTGCGGCTTTAAAACTGTACGAAGTGACCATTGAAGGCAAAGATGATGACCCGACCTCTCTCACTGGGGAACTGAGCTCAAAAATCATGGGCAGCATCAAAGTCTTGGAAGGCTATTTAGATATAGACACCAAGTTCTCGGAAAACCGTTGCCAGAAAGCTCTCCCCATGGCCCACAGCGCCTATCAATCCAACCTGCCCCACAATTACACCATGACGGTCCATAAGAACCAACTGGCACAGGCCTTGCGTGTGTACAGTCAGCATGCCCGCGGCCCAGCCTTTCATAAGTACGCCATGCAACTGAACGAGGACTGTTACAAGTTCTGGAGCAACGGGCATCAGCTTTGCGAAGAGCGAAGTTTAACTGACCAGCACTGCGTGCATAAGTTTCATCTGCTCCCAAAAGCAG GGGAAAAGCCAGAAGCGGACAGAAATCCTCCAGTTCTGTACCACAACAGCCGGGCTCGTTCTACTGGTGCCTGTAACTGTGGAAGGAAACAAGCTCCTCGGGATGACCCCTTTGATATCAAAGCAGCTAATTATGACTTCTACCAG ctgctggaagaaaaatgctgtgggaaactgGAGCACATCaactttcctgtatttcagccAAGCACACCAGATCCAGCACCTGCTCGGGATGAGTCATCTCCTGCCCCTCCGGAAGGCGAGATTGagaaacttaaagaaaaagaacctCAGACTCAGGGAGAAAGCACAGGCCTGAGCTTAGCCCTCAGCCTGGGTCAGTCGACAGGCAGCTTGGGCACTTACCCGCCTGACGCCCAGGGTGGAGGGGATAACGCAGAAAGTCACGGGCAGAGTGGGGACTCCAAAAGTGAGAAAAGGCCAAGCCTGGTAGATCGCCAGGCATCTACTGTCGAGTACCTCCCTGGGATGCTCCATTCTAACTGCCCCAAAGGCCTTTTGCCCAAATTCTCCAGTTGGTCACTGGTTAAGCTGGGGCCTGCTAAGGCTTATAACTTCCACACAGGCTTAGATCAACAAGGCTTTATCCCAGGAACCAACTATTTAATGCCTTGGGACATCGTCATCAGGACGAGAACTGAAGATGAAGGAGACTTAGATACCAATTCCTGGCCTGCACCTAACAAGGCTGTTCCTGGAAAAAGAAGTGCGGTTGTGATGGGAAGAGGAAGACGGAGAGATGACATAGCTCGAGCTTTTGTAGGATTTGAATATGAAGACGCACGTGGTAGGAGGTTCATGTGTTCAGGGCCTGATAAGGTCATGAAAGTGATGGGAGGGGGGCCAAAGGAATCCGCCATCAAAGCCCTCAATTCTGACATGCCGCTGTACATCCTGTCGTCGACTCAGGGACGAGGACTGAAGCCACATTACGCTCAGTTCATGAGACTCTTTGTGGTGGTTCCTGATGCTCCACTGCAGATCACATTAACGCCTCAG GTTCAGCCAGGACCACCACCTTGTCCTGTATTTTACCCTGAGAAGCAGGAAATAACCCTTCCATCTGATGGACTGTGGGTGCTCAGATTTCCTTACGCATACGTGACAGAACGTGGACCCTGCTTTCCTCCCAAAGAAAGCCAACAATTAATGAGTTACAAAGTTCTCCGGGGAATACTGAAAGCGATTACACAATAA
- the PRR11 gene encoding proline-rich protein 11: protein MAKYKKCRRKQRARAKFLLGKKGDAANLQGSGCPPPWSAGDLPLNTSPVPSHLSSLWSLALPSIKNVVKPFTTAASFLYCWCQNTVAQSFKVVKDTVFPSQIYLRELNTFREQLEKLETEFSRLQGILQMNGMAALSSENSLCQRCNKPVLGAPVQVQMGPQSSVCGPSTTQLQPVSASPPPLPPPPPPPPPLPPPKLPPAPLPLKRGNGSKALLAPSMKNDGPMQITLKDLLNVKLKKTNSNLRMDKAESPVKTRRALITVSDLQSVSLRPKSKPSAHVTNSLITPLKNQLDLRKHLKKVNIQRSPGGTPLNSKENIECGSGLTPIMTQALRRKFQMAHPKSPSPARLSAANSFDEQK, encoded by the exons ATGGCAAAGTATAAGAAATGCAGACGAAAACAGAGAGCCCGAGCAAAATTtctactgggaaaaaaaggagatgctgCAAACCTCCAGGGCTCGGGTTGTCCTCCTCCATG GTCAGCAGGTGATCTTCCTCTGAACACGTCACCTGTCCCAAGCCATCTGTCCTCACTCTGGTCATTAGCCTTGCCCAGTATAAAAAATGTGGTAAAACCCTTTACGACAGCAGCATCATTTTTGTATTGTTGGTGCCAGAACACGGTTGCACAG AGTTTTAAGGTGGTTAAAGACACCGTATTTCCATCACAAATCTACTTAAGGGAGCTAAATACGTTCAGAGAGCAGCTGGAAAAGTTGGAAACTGAATTTTCCAGACTACAGGGAATACTCCAG ATGAATGGAATGGCAGCCTTGTCTTCAGAAAATTCTCTTTGTCAAAGGTGTAATAAACCAGTTCTAGGTGCTCCTGTACAAGTGCAGATGGGCCCGCAGTCATCAGTATGTGGGCCTTCCACAACACAGCTGCAGCCTGTATCTGCATCCCCTCCACCTCTTCctccgccaccaccaccaccaccaccactgccccCACCAAAACTGCCTCCAGCACCTCTCCCCCTCAAACGGGGCAATGGCTCTAAAGCACTTCTG GCACCATCAATGAAAAATGATGGGCCGATGCAGATCACTCTCAAAGACCTCCTGAATGTTAAACTGAAGAAGACGAACAGCAACCTGAGAATGGACAAG GCAGAATCACCAGTGAAGACACGCAGGGCATTAATTACAGTCTCAGATTTACAGAGTGTTAGTCTGAGACCTAAATCCAAGCCATCAGCTCACGTTACAAACTCCTTAAT tACCCCTCTTAAAAATCAGTTAGATCTTCGAAAACATCTGAAGAAAGTCAATATACAAAG AAGTCCCGGTGGCACTCCACTAAATagtaaagaaaacattgaatGCGGGTCTGGGTTGACACCAATTATGACACAGGCACTACGGCGCAAGTTTCAG ATGGCTCATCCAAAGAGTCCCTCGCCTGCCCGGTTAAGTGCGGCCAACAGCTTTGATGAACAAAAGTAG